The Blautia obeum ATCC 29174 region TGCGTACAAGCGCAGAATTTGTCTTTACTGAATCCGAGAAACCTTCCCTGGAGCCACGCAATACCTTTTCTGATTCTGCCTCAGAGACTCCCATATCCGGATACCCTTTGCTGGAGATTTTCATTGCCTTATTGTAACCATCTATAAAAAACACTGCATTTCCAGACAGGATTGCTCCAAAAACTTCATCCATATTTTCCAGTTTCTGCACATCTGCAATGCCCAGACTGTTATTTTTGAGAAATTCCTGTATTTTTTCCGGCGGTATTTTCCAGAAATGATTGATCATTTTTCCAATCGCTGAATCATCTAGCATCATATTCGATACCGTAACTTCAATATAAACCATAAGGCAGTCCACTTTACGATCTTCTCCCAGACGCATCGGACGTACCAGAATATCTGCACAATTTTCGCATTGCTTTCGGATATATATCTCATTATCCCTCAGATTTGACGAAATCCTGATCTGCTCTGTTTCTTTTACTGATCCTTCTACTGGTCCTTCTACTGCTTCTCTCATCATTTCCTCCTGAAGACAGATACCTGCTATAATAAAATTGAGAATAAAAAAAGAGATACACTTTATGCATCTCTTTTAGAATAACCAGATTATAAGATTTTATGTGTGCAGACACTGCTGACCGTTTTATTTATGAACCTGTCGGTTCTGTGTCTCTTCACGGATAGACCGTATGATCGCCTCCCGCTGATTCTCAATATGCTGATAGGAAATCTCCTGCGCCTGTTTTACATCACGATTACGGATTGCTTCGTAAATTTCTTCATGTTCTTTGACGAGAAGATTTCTTGTCTCTTCATCCTTCAGATACTCCACACGGTAACGATAAATCTGTTCCCGAAGATTATTCAATACCTGATTCAGTCTTCTGTTATCAGAAGATTTATAAATCACTTCGTGAAATGCCACATCGGCCTCTGCAAGCTTGACCAGATTACCCTCTGCCATAGTTGCTTCGAAGTCTTTGGCCGCTTTCCACAATTCCGCCAGCTGTTCCTCTGTCATACGTGCACATGCATTTTCAATAGAAAGATTTTCCAGAGCAATTCGAACTTCCAGAACATCATTCAGATCTTTCTCTGTGATATTGGCAACCTGTGCACCTCTTCGGGGAATCATCACAACCAGACCTTCCAGTTCCAGTTTTCGCATAGCTTCCCTTACCGGAGTCCTGCTGACACCAAGACGTTCTGCAAGTGCAATTTCCATCAGTCGTTCTCCTGGCTTCAGTTCACCTTTTAAAATTGCTTTACGGAGTGTATTAAATACAACATCGCGTAATGGCAGATATTCATTCATGTCTACAGAAAAATCATTTATCATAAGTACTTCCCCTTTCTTACTTTTTATTGTATATCTGTGTTGCAAATACAGTTTTCGCCAGATGACTGTTGCGAAGCGCTTCCGTAGCTTCCCGAAGTTTACTGCGGTCATCAAATATTCCAAAGACGGTCGGTCCGCTTCCGCTCATCATTGCCTTAAGCGCACCGTTCGCTTCCATAAGATCTTTAATCTCCTGAATAACCGGATACTGACTGATGATTCCCGGTTCAAAAACATTTTGCATTTTCGCAGTAAGACTGTGAAGATCCTGATTCCCAATGTCACTGATCATTCCATCAATATCCGGGTGTGACTGAATCTGATCCAGATGAAGATTTTCATAGGCAAGTTTTGTGGAAACATTGATTCCCGGTTTACCAACCAACACATAGCATTTCGGCAGTCCCGGAAGTCTGGTCAGCTTCTCTCCAATTCCTTCTGCAAGTGCAGTTCCACGCATAACACAATACGGAACATCCGCACCAACCTGTACTGCCCTCTTCATCAGTTCCTCTTCACTTAATCCAAGACGAAACAGACGATTCACTCCTACAAATGCTGCTGCTGCATCCGAGCTTCCTCCAGCCATACCAGCTGCCACCGGAATAAATTTCGTCAGCTTCATAGAAAGGCCTTCTTTGATATCAAATTCATCCATAAGAAGTTTTGCTGCTTTATATACCAGATTTCTTTCATCTGACGGGACATATGGAAGATTGGTAGATAAGGAGATCCCCGGTTCTTCCTTCTTCCGGATATCCAGAAGATCATACATCTGGATCGTCTGCATGATCATTCGAACCTCATGATATCCATCCTCTCTTTTGCGAAGAACATCCAGTCCCAGATTAATCTTGGCCATTGCACGTAAACGCATAAATTCACCTTCCATCCTTTGTACTTTTCGTTCCTTTGTACTTTGTATACAAACATGATC contains the following coding sequences:
- a CDS encoding GntR family transcriptional regulator translates to MINDFSVDMNEYLPLRDVVFNTLRKAILKGELKPGERLMEIALAERLGVSRTPVREAMRKLELEGLVVMIPRRGAQVANITEKDLNDVLEVRIALENLSIENACARMTEEQLAELWKAAKDFEATMAEGNLVKLAEADVAFHEVIYKSSDNRRLNQVLNNLREQIYRYRVEYLKDEETRNLLVKEHEEIYEAIRNRDVKQAQEISYQHIENQREAIIRSIREETQNRQVHK
- the ispE gene encoding 4-(cytidine 5'-diphospho)-2-C-methyl-D-erythritol kinase; translation: MRLRAMAKINLGLDVLRKREDGYHEVRMIMQTIQMYDLLDIRKKEEPGISLSTNLPYVPSDERNLVYKAAKLLMDEFDIKEGLSMKLTKFIPVAAGMAGGSSDAAAAFVGVNRLFRLGLSEEELMKRAVQVGADVPYCVMRGTALAEGIGEKLTRLPGLPKCYVLVGKPGINVSTKLAYENLHLDQIQSHPDIDGMISDIGNQDLHSLTAKMQNVFEPGIISQYPVIQEIKDLMEANGALKAMMSGSGPTVFGIFDDRSKLREATEALRNSHLAKTVFATQIYNKK